The following are from one region of the Lytechinus variegatus isolate NC3 chromosome 4, Lvar_3.0, whole genome shotgun sequence genome:
- the LOC121412829 gene encoding cell adhesion molecule 4-like: MALQFLLLLCSIIALTNAVIFTSEPEDLMVDQGSRFHLNCAIHGLLANQEVVWRKNNISISIGADVMGDHLIVDLKRYRVVQDITHGSYQLNVFDIARMDDGVYQCVVYNNTGIHLHEVAVQSRTATVTVYYTPVKKYPYCPFGEASRELNVGENIPACISEKGLPPVMLELQGAFDDLPATHTDYSTVPGFAVLTMNVSETDEGRTYTCRARSSDFQFYTSTCDVGPLRVVFPPRVAIRPIKAVPSVGDEAVFVCEIVANPQPTSIIWSFIPPMDKSRYRLYDENKTLEIVRIREQDDNRILVCTAGNRKGNTSSERVVALSKTHRPRGSDPHAPNERQHDQDHFLFTRCSDANAVIVACLIALAILFLVFVFVVCCRTKTCKCLKSPSKSCIENTGQKKIQQIDHIDASYTMSNDDTQLIVK; the protein is encoded by the coding sequence TCTCGATTCCACCTCAACTGTGCCATCCACGGACTCCTTGCAAACCAAGAGGTCGTCTGGAGGAAGAACAATATCTCCATCAGCATCGGTGCCGACGTGATGGGTGACCACCTCATCGTCGACCTCAAGAGATACCGTGTCGTCCAGGACATCACACATGGGTCGTACCAACTGAATGTCTTCGACATCGCAAGAATGGACGATGGTGTGTACCAGTGCGTGGTGTACAACAACACTGGCATCCACCTTCATGAAGTGGCTGTCCAGTCTCGGACAGCCACGGTCACTGTCTACTACACACCTGTCAAGAAGTACCCCTACTGTCCTTTTGGTGAAGCATCCAGGGAACTGAATGTTGGTGAGAACATCCCAGCTTGTATATCAGAGAAGGGACTCCCACCGGTGATGCTCGAGCTCCAGGGTGCCTTCGATGATTTGCCTGCGACTCACACAGATTACTCAACAGTCCCAGGGTTTGCCGTCTTGACGATGAACGTATCGGAAACTGATGAAGGAAGGACGTATACTTGCCGTGCAAGAAGTTCTGATTTCCAATTCTATACGAGTACATGTGATGTTGGACCTCTACGCGTGGTTTTCCCGCCGCGTGTTGCGATCAGACCGATCAAGGCAGTCCCGTCGGTCGGTGACGAAGCCGTCTTCGTATGCGAGATCGTTGCTAATCCTCAACCAACCAGCATCATATGGTCGTTCATCCCGCCAATGGATAAATCACGATATCGGCTTTATGATGAGAATAAGACCTTGGAGATCGTACGCATTCGTGAACAGGATGATAACCGCATACTCGTCTGCACCGCAGGGAATCGTAAGGGCAATACGTCCTCGGAGCGAGTCGTTGCGCTCTCAAAGACCCACCGTCCTCGGGGATCGGACCCACATGCTCCAAACGAAAGACAACACGACCAAGATCACTTCCTTTTCACACGATGCAGTGACGCCAATGCCGTGATCGTAGCTTGCCTGATCGCCCTCGCCATTCTCTTTCTCGTATTCGTGTTCGTGGTTTGCTGTCGAACGAAGACTTGTAAGTGCTTGAAATCACCATCAAAATCCTGCATTGAGAATACTGGGCAGAAGAAAATACAACAGATAGATCATATCGATGCGAGCTATACGATGTCGAATGACGACACGCAATTGATTGTCAAATGA
- the LOC121412571 gene encoding uncharacterized protein LOC121412571, whose translation MKGIFSNNHVGFSWIFLTLVIICTGNVINLIEGEDAHLTFKYDCNCTEVTLRHGYKSPFYRSPNPASIPLATYPQSRFTIENNVTTDRCSIHLKITPVRRNDAGTYIAQVYKDGGGLPDMKRIGMNVVYPPDKASCERREESSVRGWHLLHCTASAGTMSGLFECYQRGERLPPYSAPIKDHLLEQTFWFRLSSPVFCCSSAVELRKDQCKCDDFVWMPTNFTRSNRHIIKPCQPTTHADRHLEFTTPHVPSLLDVFDLAVKMPTTQNFGGNKCSSSPDLSSETVSLVSLKTGVPQVLKWIYMIFAGTCIMVVLCFVTCIKVYFGLKTEGVKSASTA comes from the coding sequence atgaaaggaatatTTTCAAACAACCATGTTGGATTTAGTTGGATATTTTTGACGTTGGTTATTATTTGCACTGGGAATGTGATTAATTTGATCGAAGGAGAAGATGCTCATTTAACTTTTAAATATGACTGTAACTGCACTGAAGTAACCTTAAGACACGGATATAAAAGTCCTTTCTACAGATCGCCAAATCCTGCATCCATCCCTTTGGCCACCTATCCTCAAAGTAGATTCACTATAGAGAACAATGTCACAACTGATCGGTGTTCAATTCATCTGAAGATCACTCCGGTTCGTAGAAATGATGCAGGAACTTATATCGCCCAAGTATACAAGGATGGTGGTGGTTTACCTGATATGAAAAGGATTGGAATGAATGTTGTTTATCCTCCTGATAAGGCATCTTGTGAACGTAGAGAAGAGTCTTCTGTTCGAGGTTGGCATTTATTGCACTGTACGGCTTCAGCTGGCACTATGTCAGGACTCTTTGAATGCTACCAGAGGGGTGAAAGACTACCCCCTTATAGCGCACCTATCAAGGATCACCTACTGGAACAAACCTTTTGGTTTAGACTGTCGTCTCCTGTGTTTTGTTGTTCATCCGCTGTGGAGCTACGAAAAGACCAGTGTAAATGTGATGATTTTGTCTGGATGCCCACGAATTTTACAAGATCAAACAGACATATCATCAAACCCTGTCAACCAACAACTCATGCTGATAGGCATTTAGAATTTACCACTCCCCACGTCCCTTCTTTGCTTGATGTGTTTGACCTTGCAGTGAAGATGCCAACGACTCAAAACTTTGGAGGAAACAAGTGTTCAAGTTCTCCTGATCTATCATCGGAAACTGTTTCATTGGTGTCACTAAAAACTGGAGTACCGCAGGTTTTGAAATGGatttatatgatatttgccGGTACGTGTATCATGGTAGTCCTCTGTTTCGTTACCTGTATAAAAGTTTACTTCGGTCTAAAAACTGAAGGTGTAAAGAGTGCATCAACTGCGTAA